The Motacilla alba alba isolate MOTALB_02 chromosome 3, Motacilla_alba_V1.0_pri, whole genome shotgun sequence DNA window gaaaatggCACTAAAATAAAGTATGCTTAGATAACTTTATCCTGAAAGGCTGGGACTTGAGATCTAAGCAATATAGTCAGCAGAGCCAGTGGGCCATTCAGCTCACACAGAAGCTAGCCCAGTCTCAGCTGGATCACCCCCAGCCACCACAGGCCAGCACACAGGCCTCAGTGCTGCCATGGGGAGCACACAGACTACAGACTGACTCAGTTGCCCACACTGAGGCATCTCGTGCCATGTGAGGCGTCCCATCAGCTGCCACTGCAGAAGGGTACGGGTCAGTtatccctcccagccccacacacgTGTCTCAGCTGCCACAggcacacagccagcaccacaacacctctgcacaggcaggtgagctgccccctgcccctccaggagctccagcagcagcttagAGCAGACATGGGACACCTACACAGAGCTACATTTAGCCGATCTCAAGCTAAGTGCTGTCCAATTGCAAGCGGCCTTACAGCTGCACAAACACTTGTCCCCTTTGCTCTGGCACccagcagcttctcagctgGGCCCTCCTGCCGTGGTCACAGGACGCCCTGCATGGTTGGTGCTGTGCCAccgtgctggctctgctgcagccgggattccctctgctccctgcagattTGCGTGGCAGTGGAGTCACTGTGTACCCTGGCAGCATAAACAGCTGGCACTCAATGCCAGGCTTGTAGGAggtggggagcacagggattAAGTGATTATAGGACTGACACTCATCGTGGTAGCCAAAGAAGATCCACATTCACAAGTAATCCTATAACCAAAGGTAAGGCCTAAATCAAACAGGATGCAGGCGCCACTGTTTTGGGGCTTTTACCAAAGAATACTTGGGTTTATTCTGCGGGATTTTTTCTGCAAACTATATGAACTGCCCTGTTCTTACTCTATTTGACACCACTCTATCTGACACCACTTCAcctttttctgttgctgtccTGGGAACAGAAATTTGGGCCAATGTGCTAAGGGAAGACTAAAAAGCAGGCTCATTTTCCATAGGTCTCCATATCCTCTGGTCTCTGTGGTCcatttgcaatttaaaaaatcatatctTAGATCTGCTAGGATAGTCCAAGTATTTTCCTGGGAGTGAGTTTGACTCTAATCAAGCTGAGGAGGActaaaaaccattttttctgtttctatggAAACTATCCAAATCCATAGGCTGCCATAAAAAAGGCATTAATACATTGTACAAAGCATCTTGTGTGAGGAGAGttaagacaaaaattaaaaccagtgaGCTAAGAAAGCAGCTTTGTATCAGTTCATCTTGTTCACTTTTTATTAACTTAAACCTCAAAATTGTATCTGTTGGTTTCGTCTAGGGTTACTGAGTAAATGATCACAGTTGGGTTTTCTGACTAGGGACAGTGAAGTGTGTTTGTAAAGTTGTCATTTGCAAAACAGATGGtgaatgcacttttttttctttccaagaggctggggaggaaaagaCACATTTGAGCTTGTTCGAAGTTGCCTGCTCAGCTGACTAGggacattaaaaaacaaagggaagCATAAGATAAAGTAAATCTTATGGTTGAACTATTTTCCTTACATTCCAAATCAGGGAGGATAAAGTGAAGAAAGAAGACTGTTTtttagccagaaaaaaaaaaaaaaagttttgtctGCCATGGTTCACTGCATCATCACAGTAGAGACACACATGtagttaaaagaaaatgtaaaaaaagttTTCCAGGCTTCTGAGAGACAAAGGAGTTTGTAAATTAATTCAAGACTTCAAAAAATGAGCAGTTGCCTTTAATATGTAAGGAAACACTGTATAATAAAGCATCTACAATACTTTATATAGgtgggaagagagagggagtGCATGTGCAATCCCAAACAGATCTGTGTGATGAATGCAAGCTTTCTTAATTCAGAAGCCTTAAATGGGAATGGCAGCTTCTCTCCAGAAGTGTGAAAGTGTATCTTAAATACACTTCGACATTTCGGCTTGGGAAGAGATGGCTGACAAGGCGTGTTGTAGGGCTCTGCTGACTCCCGAGCAGCACGGACAAATGAGTAGGGGATGATTATTCAGTATTTGTCAAGATACAAGAAAAAGGCTGTAACCAATGAAGGTATTGCATAAAAGGTatcaaacaaaaaagcttttcccaaagCCCACAGCTGAATTCACTGCCCCCTGATGTTGTGGAAACAACAGTGTAAATGAGttcaaaaagcaattaaaagaataaatagaaGAAAACGCTGCCATGGTCTATTAAAGACAAAGATGTGGCTACAGGCTCTGGTTCAGAGAGAAATACCCACCTATTGACTAAAAACTGGGAACAGACACTAAGGGAAACATTACTGTGTGTTTACCCACTCAAAATAATCTTCCCCTAAGCATCTGTTGCAGACTCTGTCTAGCTAAGTAAGTTTTTGGACTAATACAGTACCGCTGGTTTTCTGTGTTGGTTAAATTCTTTCCCAGGGTATTTCCAACTCAAGCAATAAAAACTTATGTCCAGTAATAAACTGGGGAAGGACTATCAATAAATACTGCCCACTATGGTTAAAGACAGAGGTGAGAAGTCTTTCACTATGAAAAAGAAGCTGGGGTACCACCACAGAAGCccaaagagaaagcaaaaacaatATGTTACAGGAAGCTCTATTGTAATACAGCACTTGCAGAAGTTCAGAGGAACAGAAAGAGCTCTACTATTCACTGGCAAAAGAGGCTTGCAGCTATAAGCAGTGATAACATGTCTGCTTATTTATTCCTTTGGAACTCAGTATTATAGCAGATATTAACTGAATTATATGGGGATCACGAGATTATATCAAAGAAATGCCAGCCTGCATAATTAGAGTCTGAAGAGTTGCTAGTTGAGCCAAAAAAAAACATGAGgtgtattttgaaaattcagatATTGCACcgatcaaaaataaaaatacagcttccTGCTCTGTCATGTCCATTGTTCTTTGTCCCTCTATCTCTCACTCATAATTTTGCTGGGTTGCcattattaaaataactttgaagGGACTTCCTCTGGAAGTTAAATGCTTTCGGAGATAATACCAAAAGTGTACCAGCATCCAACACTGGTACAAAAATACATGAATTGGGCAAATTCTGATTATATAATTAAGCTTGAGCCTGGAAGAAATGTAGGGAAGACAAGAGTTTCTCTTCACCccttctgttttccctgctggtgTCTCCAACCTGAGCTATGGTTGGTCCTTCTCCCTGCCATGAAGACCACACCATGAGATCACACTGCTTACCACTGATTGTGTTCCTCGTGTGGAAGATGTTGTAACAGGCGTGATGGTGATAGTACTTGTCACCTTGCTGGCTGCAGGTCGTGGGGACAGGTTGTTCCGAGGGGACCGAAGGACGGTACCAGTTACCACCTCTTTCTCTGCCGCGATGTTCACCGGTCGGACTGTTATCACAGGGCTCGCACCGTCAGGCACGGCACTGGGAGAACGTTTGAACTGGGAGCCCAAGTGGATGTGGATTTTGTTGTCTTCTGTTGTAATAATGTTGGCATTGGCATTGTACTTGCGGATTGGAGTCGGGACGGTTTGCTTTTCTGGCGTGACTTTGAAGACAGCCCTGCCCATGGTCATGTCTTGTGACTGCGGAGAGACAGAGATTTCTGCCGGCGCTGCAGATGTCGATACTGTCATGATCTGAATTGGCGATGCAGGTCTGTCAGTGAAGGgtgctctccctccctctgggGACTTTTCCCTGGAGAATGTTGTTATAGTGACTGGAGACATGGAACGATCTGGGCCCATGGGACTTtcactgccttttcctttttgtggcATAACATTTGGAGAGGGAATGATGGTTATTCGTGGCTTCTGATTTCCCAAAGTAGGAATGACAGTGgtacttgaaaaaaattcctctgcGGATGGACTGGTTATCTCCAAAGTTGCTGTACTGTTCTCATGGTCTGGTGTCACCCGAATATGAAGAGGTTGACCCTGCTTTGGTGAAAGGACAACCTCCCCGGGATGTGCTGGACTACTGTGGGTTCGGGCTCCTTTATCAGGAGTTGTCTGAGCCCCAGTTTCCCTCTTTTTCATCCATGGTATCCAGGATTTCCTCATAGCAAGCTCATTTGCTGCTGGAGGATATCTCTCAAGCACTGAAGAACGCTCCATGGGTTTTTTCAGACCTACCTGTCGCAGATTGCTCATTATATGATTCTCCTCCTGGAAGGATTTCCTTATAAACACTGCTGGAGtttcttcttctgctgcttcattGCTTAGAGCATCTGTCTGCACACCGGTGGATGTCACGGGAGCATCAACCATTCTTCTCCCGTTCATGCTGGGCCTCAGGGCACGGCTGTAACGCTTAGAAAGCTCCAGCTCTCTTGTCAGGTTCAAAACTTCCTGCCCCATgctcttgtttttgttttcctcttccataAACCTTTGCTGTAGAACTGAATAATCGACTTGGAGCTGAGAAAGCTGGTCTTCTTTGTTCATGAGCTcatggattttttccttaagtGCTTGAACTTCTGCTTTCAAATCTCTGCTTTTGGCCTCTTCCAGACGAAATCtgtgcctcagctctgcctcctggctCACCACTTCACCTTTTTctattgcttttgttttggcaaTCTGGAGTTTCATCTCTTCCAATtgttgagaaagaaaattagctTTATCCTGCTCAGTCCTAAATTTCTGCTCTAGCTGATCATACTCATCTTCAGTCTTCATCAAATCTCCTTCAACCACTTCCAGTTGTTTGAGACGTTTTTTCAATCTTTCAATTTCAATGGTAAGTTCCTTAATCTTGTTGTCCTCATGACAACCatgctctgctcctttcctAGTTCGACCTCTTGTAATTTCTCTTTCTACTTCCTCCATACCATCAATTCTTTTCTTTAACAGGTCAACTCTACAGCTCAAGTcagatgatttttcttcttcacttctCAGTTTGCCAATTAACTCATCCCTTTCCTTTGTCAAGCTAGATactttttcctccatttcagatttcagtttcaaaaattTCTTACTTTCTTCTATTAATTTCTCTGTTACATCCATAACTTTCCCTTGTTCAACTTTAAAATTCTTGTTTAGGCCCtcaacctttttttcctcctgttttattttttccatcataTTTTTTCGCTCATCAACCAACATTACAGTAAACGACTTCAGCTTTGTAAGGTCATCTTTTAAGCTTATTTCAGCCTTTTCCAACTTGCTTTCAGATGTCTCAAGGTCTTTCACTCGAGTCTTCACCACTTCCAACTCATTTATCAAATCCTTagtcaaatttttttctttctccaagtTTAAGTGCAGCTGAGTGCATTCTGATTTACTTTTACTGAAAGCCTCTTCCAGCTTCTCTAATTCTGACattcttttctgcagtttttccaCTTCAAGTTTCAACTCTTTGCTATGATGCTCTTCCTCTTGCAGcttatttttcagctctttgcaCTGGGATTCGGTTTTTGTGATC harbors:
- the FILIP1 gene encoding filamin-A-interacting protein 1 isoform X1, which gives rise to MRSRNQGGESSSNGHFSSSKPVISHAENEKLQEDAKKKNKPHRKEDEVMVSATVKRHSKSPAPSERKNKKSIELSKEDLIKLLSIMEGELQAREDVIHMLKTEKTKPEVLEAHYGSATPENVLRVLHRDAILAQEKSLGEDVYEKPISELDRLEEKQRETYRRMLEQLLLAEKCHRRTVYELENEKHKHTDYMNKSDDFTNLLEQERERLKKLLEQEKIYQARKEKEHTKRINKLREELVKLKSFALMLVDERQMHIEQLGQQSQKIQDLTQKLKEEEEKLKIISAKTKEDGQKLMKLEAELEHKTSSFCQEHEEMTAKLANQESHNRQLRLKLVGLTRRIEELEETNKNLQKTEEELQELRDKIAKGECGNSSLMAEVENLRKRVLEMEGKDEEITKTESQCKELKNKLQEEEHHSKELKLEVEKLQKRMSELEKLEEAFSKSKSECTQLHLNLEKEKNLTKDLINELEVVKTRVKDLETSESKLEKAEISLKDDLTKLKSFTVMLVDERKNMMEKIKQEEKKVEGLNKNFKVEQGKVMDVTEKLIEESKKFLKLKSEMEEKVSSLTKERDELIGKLRSEEEKSSDLSCRVDLLKKRIDGMEEVEREITRGRTRKGAEHGCHEDNKIKELTIEIERLKKRLKQLEVVEGDLMKTEDEYDQLEQKFRTEQDKANFLSQQLEEMKLQIAKTKAIEKGEVVSQEAELRHRFRLEEAKSRDLKAEVQALKEKIHELMNKEDQLSQLQVDYSVLQQRFMEEENKNKSMGQEVLNLTRELELSKRYSRALRPSMNGRRMVDAPVTSTGVQTDALSNEAAEEETPAVFIRKSFQEENHIMSNLRQVGLKKPMERSSVLERYPPAANELAMRKSWIPWMKKRETGAQTTPDKGARTHSSPAHPGEVVLSPKQGQPLHIRVTPDHENSTATLEITSPSAEEFFSSTTVIPTLGNQKPRITIIPSPNVMPQKGKGSESPMGPDRSMSPVTITTFSREKSPEGGRAPFTDRPASPIQIMTVSTSAAPAEISVSPQSQDMTMGRAVFKVTPEKQTVPTPIRKYNANANIITTEDNKIHIHLGSQFKRSPSAVPDGASPVITVRPVNIAAEKEVVTGTVLRSPRNNLSPRPAASKVTSTITITPVTTSSTRGTQSVTGQDGSSPRPTPTRIPVSKGMKAGKPVVAAPGAGNVTKFEPRAETQSMKIELKKSSASSSASLGGGQG
- the FILIP1 gene encoding filamin-A-interacting protein 1 isoform X2, with amino-acid sequence MRSRNQGGESSSNGHFSSSKPVISHAENEKLQEDAKKKNKPHRKEDEVMVSATVKRHSKSPAPSERKNKKSIELSKEDLIKLLSIMEGELQAREDVIHMLKTEKTKPEVLEAHYGSATPENVLRVLHRDAILAQEKSLGEDVYEKPISELDRLEEKQRETYRRMLEQLLLAEKCHRRTVYELENEKHKHTDYMNKSDDFTNLLEQERERLKKLLEQEKIYQARKEKEHTKRINKLREELVKLKSFALMLVDERQMHIEQLGQQSQKIQDLTQKLKEEEEKLKIISAKTKEDGQKLMKLEAELEHKTSSFCQEHEEMTAKLANQESHNRQLRLKLVGLTRRIEELEETNKNLQKTEEELQELRDKIAKGECGNSSLMAEVENLRKRVLEMEGKDEEITKTESQCKELKNKLQEEEHHSKELKLEVEKLQKRMSELEKLEEAFSKSKSECTQLHLNLEKEKNLTKDLINELEVVKTRVKDLETSESKLEKAEISLKDDLTKLKSFTVMLVDERKNMMEKIKQEEKKVEGLNKNFKVEQGKVMDVTEKLIEESKKFLKLKSEMEEKVSSLTKERDELIGKLRSEEEKSSDLSCRVDLLKKRIDGMEEVEREITRGRTRKGAEHGCHEDNKIKELTIEIERLKKRLKQLEVVEGDLMKTEDEYDQLEQKFRTEQDKANFLSQQLEEMKLQIAKTKAIEKGEVVSQEAELRHRFRLEEAKSRDLKAEVQALKEKIHELMNKEDQLSQLQVDYSVLQQRFMEEENKNKSMGQEVLNLTRELELSKRYSRALRPSMNGRRMVDAPVTSTGVQTDALSNEAAEEETPAVFIRKSFQEENHIMSNLRQVGLKKPMERSSVLERYPPAANELAMRKSWIPWMKKRETGAQTTPDKGARTHSSPAHPGEVVLSPKQGQPLHIRVTPDHENSTATLEITSPSAEEFFSSTTVIPTLGNQKPRITIIPSPNVMPQKGKGSESPMGPDRSMSPVTITTFSREKSPEGGRAPFTDRPASPIQIMTVSTSAAPAEISVSPQSQDMTMGRAVFKVTPEKQTVPTPIRKYNANANIITTEDNKIHIHLGSQFKRSPSAVPDGASPVITVRPVNIAAEKEVVTGTVLRSPRNNLSPRPAASKVTSTITITPVTTSSTRGTQSVTGQDGSSPRPTPTRIPVSKESVIIHQLRVNSR
- the FILIP1 gene encoding filamin-A-interacting protein 1 isoform X3, with amino-acid sequence MLVDERQMHIEQLGQQSQKIQDLTQKLKEEEEKLKIISAKTKEDGQKLMKLEAELEHKTSSFCQEHEEMTAKLANQESHNRQLRLKLVGLTRRIEELEETNKNLQKTEEELQELRDKIAKGECGNSSLMAEVENLRKRVLEMEGKDEEITKTESQCKELKNKLQEEEHHSKELKLEVEKLQKRMSELEKLEEAFSKSKSECTQLHLNLEKEKNLTKDLINELEVVKTRVKDLETSESKLEKAEISLKDDLTKLKSFTVMLVDERKNMMEKIKQEEKKVEGLNKNFKVEQGKVMDVTEKLIEESKKFLKLKSEMEEKVSSLTKERDELIGKLRSEEEKSSDLSCRVDLLKKRIDGMEEVEREITRGRTRKGAEHGCHEDNKIKELTIEIERLKKRLKQLEVVEGDLMKTEDEYDQLEQKFRTEQDKANFLSQQLEEMKLQIAKTKAIEKGEVVSQEAELRHRFRLEEAKSRDLKAEVQALKEKIHELMNKEDQLSQLQVDYSVLQQRFMEEENKNKSMGQEVLNLTRELELSKRYSRALRPSMNGRRMVDAPVTSTGVQTDALSNEAAEEETPAVFIRKSFQEENHIMSNLRQVGLKKPMERSSVLERYPPAANELAMRKSWIPWMKKRETGAQTTPDKGARTHSSPAHPGEVVLSPKQGQPLHIRVTPDHENSTATLEITSPSAEEFFSSTTVIPTLGNQKPRITIIPSPNVMPQKGKGSESPMGPDRSMSPVTITTFSREKSPEGGRAPFTDRPASPIQIMTVSTSAAPAEISVSPQSQDMTMGRAVFKVTPEKQTVPTPIRKYNANANIITTEDNKIHIHLGSQFKRSPSAVPDGASPVITVRPVNIAAEKEVVTGTVLRSPRNNLSPRPAASKVTSTITITPVTTSSTRGTQSVTGQDGSSPRPTPTRIPVSKGMKAGKPVVAAPGAGNVTKFEPRAETQSMKIELKKSSASSSASLGGGQG